One stretch of Amycolatopsis sp. NBC_00345 DNA includes these proteins:
- a CDS encoding SDR family NAD(P)-dependent oxidoreductase, which produces MSSVRGKVAVVTGAGSGIGRQLAFELARRGARLAVSDVDDLGLTETADRVKALGAEVHAGHLDVSDRAAVEAYAATVAEHFGVVHQIYNNAGVSGGRGGVLDNDWDDYERVLGINLFGVIHGTKAFLPHLIASGDGHVVNVSSLNGIMAQPSLSDYCAAKFGVRGFTESLRGEMLLARQPVQVSVVHPGGVKTNIASAGLDRARKLGTLTPRAEARARVYNEKLLKMPAEQAARIVLDGVEAGRPRILVGTDAKVVDLLVRLFPRLYPKVAVRFERRTMAS; this is translated from the coding sequence ATGAGCAGTGTGCGCGGCAAGGTCGCCGTCGTGACCGGCGCCGGTTCCGGCATCGGCCGGCAGCTGGCGTTCGAATTGGCGCGAAGGGGCGCGCGCCTCGCCGTCTCCGACGTCGACGACCTCGGCCTCACCGAGACCGCCGACCGCGTCAAAGCCCTCGGTGCCGAAGTCCACGCGGGGCACCTCGACGTCAGCGACCGCGCGGCCGTCGAGGCCTACGCCGCGACCGTCGCGGAGCATTTCGGTGTGGTGCACCAGATCTACAACAACGCCGGGGTCAGCGGCGGCCGCGGCGGGGTGCTCGACAACGACTGGGACGACTACGAACGCGTCCTCGGGATCAACCTCTTCGGCGTCATCCACGGCACGAAGGCCTTCCTGCCGCACCTCATCGCTTCCGGCGACGGGCACGTGGTGAATGTCTCCAGCCTCAACGGGATCATGGCGCAGCCCTCGCTCAGCGACTACTGCGCCGCCAAGTTCGGCGTCCGCGGCTTCACCGAAAGCCTGCGCGGCGAGATGCTGCTGGCCCGCCAGCCGGTCCAGGTCAGCGTGGTCCACCCCGGCGGGGTCAAGACCAACATCGCGAGCGCCGGGCTCGACCGGGCGCGAAAGCTGGGCACCCTGACGCCGCGCGCGGAGGCGCGGGCGCGCGTCTACAACGAGAAGCTGCTGAAGATGCCCGCCGAACAGGCCGCGCGCATCGTGCTCGACGGCGTGGAAGCGGGCCGGCCGCGCATCCTGGTCGGCACCGACGCCAAGGTCGTGGACCTGCTCGTCCGGCTGTTCCCCCGCCTGTACCCCAAGGTCGCCGTCCGGTTCGAGCGGCGGACGATGGCGTCTTAG
- a CDS encoding glycerol-3-phosphate responsive antiterminator encodes MHELLLDHPVVASVKDEAGLRAVTEVEAPVVFLLFGSILTLPGLLERLRAAGKTVLVNVDLIEGLVSRDIAVDFVAERTQADGVLSSKAAIVKAAKARGLLAVHRFFLVDSFSYHNLGKQLAISRPDYIEILPGCVPRVITWLRADTEVPIIAGGLVCDKDDVLAALGAGATAIASSNVDVWSM; translated from the coding sequence GTGCACGAACTCCTGCTGGACCACCCGGTCGTCGCGAGCGTCAAGGACGAGGCCGGGCTGCGCGCGGTCACCGAAGTGGAAGCACCGGTGGTGTTCCTGCTCTTCGGGTCGATCCTGACGCTGCCCGGGCTGCTCGAGCGGCTGCGGGCCGCCGGGAAAACCGTGCTGGTGAACGTGGACCTGATCGAAGGGCTGGTCAGCCGCGACATCGCCGTGGACTTCGTGGCCGAGCGGACGCAGGCCGACGGCGTGCTGAGCAGCAAGGCCGCCATCGTGAAGGCCGCGAAGGCGCGCGGGCTGCTCGCGGTGCACCGCTTCTTCCTCGTCGACTCGTTCTCCTACCACAACCTCGGCAAGCAGCTGGCCATCTCCCGGCCCGACTACATCGAGATCCTGCCCGGGTGCGTGCCCCGCGTGATCACCTGGCTGCGCGCCGACACCGAGGTGCCGATCATCGCGGGCGGCCTGGTGTGCGACAAGGACGACGTCCTGGCCGCGCTCGGCGCGGGCGCGACCGCGATCGCTTCGTCCAATGTGGACGTCTGGTCGATGTAG
- a CDS encoding FGGY-family carbohydrate kinase gives MTGYLLGIDNGSQSTKVTVFDEHGKVHARARVPLRPNDTPRPGVVEHPDDDLWDSIGAATRAALDAFDGRPGEILGVGLCTIRFCRAMLRADGTLAQPVLSWMDERVSRPYEHTNPDVRYVTTSSGYITARMTGQFRDTAANYQGVWPIDTDSWEWVAEPDVPRGMLFELVQPGDRLGTVTAEAAAHTGLPAGLPVFATANDKAVEALGSGLADDRTLLLSLGTYIAGMTTGARNVRDAKAFWTNFACRPHEYLYESEGIRRGMWTVSWLRDLLGEEKWLNAGAATVPAGSDGLIAVLDWLAPVEAPFRRGAFLGFDGRQGPFHLYRAVLEAIALTLQGNGNAMAAELGTEFSRVLVSGGGAGSDVLMQIVADAFDRPARRAQGGAELGAAICAGVGLGLFGGFDEAVAALVSPGAEFVPDPVTHERYRRLGEVYRELPGHTDPLFTWLASKGE, from the coding sequence ATGACGGGTTACCTCCTCGGGATCGACAACGGCTCGCAGAGCACCAAGGTCACCGTCTTCGACGAGCACGGCAAGGTGCACGCCCGGGCCCGCGTTCCGTTGCGGCCCAACGACACGCCGCGCCCAGGCGTCGTCGAGCACCCGGACGACGACCTGTGGGACTCGATCGGCGCGGCCACCCGCGCGGCGCTGGACGCGTTCGACGGGCGGCCCGGGGAAATCCTCGGCGTGGGCCTGTGCACGATCCGGTTCTGCCGCGCGATGCTGCGCGCCGACGGCACGCTCGCCCAGCCCGTGCTGAGCTGGATGGACGAGCGCGTGTCGCGGCCGTACGAGCACACGAACCCGGACGTCCGCTACGTCACCACGTCTTCGGGCTACATCACCGCGCGGATGACGGGGCAGTTCCGTGACACCGCGGCGAACTACCAGGGCGTGTGGCCGATCGACACGGACAGCTGGGAGTGGGTGGCCGAGCCGGACGTCCCGCGCGGAATGCTGTTCGAGCTGGTGCAGCCGGGAGACCGGCTCGGCACCGTGACGGCGGAGGCGGCGGCGCACACCGGGCTGCCGGCGGGGCTGCCGGTGTTCGCCACCGCCAACGACAAGGCGGTCGAGGCGCTGGGCAGCGGGCTCGCCGACGACCGCACCCTGCTGCTGTCGCTCGGCACCTACATCGCCGGCATGACCACCGGTGCGCGCAACGTCCGTGACGCCAAGGCGTTCTGGACGAACTTCGCCTGCCGCCCGCACGAGTACCTGTATGAGAGCGAAGGCATCCGGCGTGGCATGTGGACGGTCAGCTGGCTGCGCGACCTGCTGGGCGAAGAGAAGTGGCTGAACGCGGGAGCGGCAACCGTGCCCGCCGGTTCCGACGGCCTCATCGCGGTCCTCGACTGGCTCGCGCCCGTCGAGGCGCCGTTTCGCCGCGGCGCGTTCCTCGGGTTCGACGGGCGGCAGGGACCGTTCCACCTCTACCGGGCCGTGCTGGAGGCGATCGCGCTTACCTTGCAGGGCAACGGGAACGCCATGGCGGCGGAGCTGGGCACGGAGTTCTCGCGGGTCCTGGTCTCCGGCGGCGGCGCCGGGTCGGACGTGCTGATGCAGATCGTCGCCGACGCGTTCGACCGGCCCGCGCGGCGTGCGCAGGGCGGGGCGGAGCTGGGCGCGGCGATCTGCGCGGGCGTCGGACTCGGCCTGTTCGGCGGCTTCGACGAGGCGGTGGCGGCGCTGGTGTCACCGGGCGCGGAGTTCGTGCCGGACCCGGTGACCCACGAGCGCTACCGCCGGCTGGGCGAGGTGTACCGGGAGCTGCCCGGCCACACCGACCCGCTGTTCACCTGGCTGGCGTCGAAGGGGGAATGA
- a CDS encoding FAD-binding oxidoreductase produces the protein MDTTAIIDRLREIAGPERVDTDERLLREASVDRFKKYTAVHDIYDGPFPLAIVRAGSTGQVAAVLAFANEHGVNIVPRTGRTGTEGGLETSFERTVVLDGSEMDEIVQVDPVDMQVTAQCGVPLQVLEDRVRELGLTTGHSPQSKPLAQMGGLVATRSIGQFSTLYGGIEDMVVGLEAVFPDGTVSRVKNVPRRAAGPDIRHVVIGNEGALCFVTEVTVKLFKYQPENNRFHGYLVDDVRTGIEILREVVTEGYHPSVARVYSEQDAAQHFSHFANGKCVAVFLAEGPAPLADATSTAIEQIVGRYQHERVDPELIRAWFDNLNWGPDKIRAEQEAMLAEHRLGYTTEVSANWSVVGDVYDAVISRITKEYPHFEDLTMLGGHSSHSYQTGTNMYFVYDYRINCEPREEITKYHIPLNAIIVEETLARGGSMVHHHGIGKYRAPWTEQEHGSAYPVLRRLKEAYDPNGIMNPGTIFPAGDR, from the coding sequence ATGGACACGACCGCCATCATCGACCGGCTGCGCGAGATCGCCGGCCCCGAGCGCGTGGACACCGACGAGCGGCTGCTGCGCGAGGCGAGCGTCGACCGGTTCAAGAAGTACACCGCCGTCCACGACATCTACGACGGCCCGTTCCCGCTCGCCATCGTGCGCGCGGGCAGCACCGGCCAGGTCGCCGCCGTGCTGGCCTTCGCGAACGAGCACGGCGTCAACATCGTCCCGCGCACCGGCCGCACCGGCACCGAGGGCGGGCTCGAGACCAGCTTCGAGCGCACCGTAGTGCTCGACGGGTCCGAAATGGACGAAATCGTGCAGGTCGACCCGGTCGACATGCAGGTCACCGCGCAGTGCGGCGTCCCGCTGCAGGTGCTGGAGGACCGCGTGCGCGAGCTCGGGCTCACCACCGGCCACTCGCCCCAGTCCAAGCCGCTGGCCCAGATGGGCGGCCTGGTCGCCACGCGCTCGATCGGCCAGTTCTCCACGCTCTACGGCGGGATCGAGGACATGGTGGTCGGCCTGGAGGCGGTCTTCCCGGACGGCACGGTCAGCCGCGTGAAGAACGTGCCGCGCCGCGCGGCCGGGCCGGACATCCGCCACGTCGTGATCGGCAACGAGGGCGCGCTGTGCTTCGTCACCGAGGTCACGGTGAAGCTGTTCAAGTACCAGCCGGAGAACAACCGGTTCCACGGCTACCTGGTCGACGACGTGCGGACCGGCATCGAGATCCTGCGCGAGGTCGTGACCGAGGGCTATCACCCGTCGGTCGCGCGGGTCTACTCCGAGCAGGACGCCGCGCAGCACTTCTCCCACTTCGCGAACGGCAAGTGCGTGGCCGTTTTCCTTGCCGAGGGGCCCGCCCCGCTCGCCGACGCGACGAGCACGGCGATCGAGCAGATCGTGGGGCGGTACCAGCACGAGCGGGTGGATCCGGAGCTGATCCGCGCGTGGTTCGACAACCTCAACTGGGGCCCGGACAAGATCCGGGCCGAGCAGGAGGCCATGCTCGCCGAGCACCGGCTGGGCTACACCACCGAGGTGTCGGCGAACTGGTCGGTGGTCGGCGACGTCTACGACGCGGTGATCTCCCGGATCACCAAGGAGTACCCGCACTTCGAGGACCTCACGATGCTGGGCGGGCACTCCTCGCACAGCTACCAGACCGGCACCAACATGTACTTCGTCTACGACTACCGGATCAACTGCGAGCCGCGCGAGGAGATCACGAAGTACCACATCCCGCTGAACGCGATCATCGTCGAGGAGACGCTGGCCCGCGGCGGCTCGATGGTCCACCACCACGGCATCGGCAAGTACCGCGCGCCGTGGACCGAGCAGGAGCACGGCAGCGCGTACCCGGTGCTGCGCAGGCTCAAGGAGGCCTACGACCCGAACGGGATCATGAACCCGGGCACCATCTTCCCCGCCGGGGACCGGTGA
- a CDS encoding SDR family oxidoreductase has protein sequence MEIQDFSLDLFSLRGRNAIVTGGNTGLGRAFTVALAKAGANVFAPTVVDDGGETGRLVAAAGSQLETMKADLTEPGAPARVVESCVDAFGSVDILVNSAGIANLAPVAEFGREQWDPMVALNLTAPFELGWHVGRHMAEQGHGKIVNIASLFSFLGGQMSPAYAATKHGIVGFTKAYCDELGASNVQCNAIAPGYFATAITEQTRADQAANQRVLDHIPAGRWGELGDLMGAVVFLASRASDYVNGHVLTVDGGYLTR, from the coding sequence TTGGAAATCCAGGACTTCTCCCTCGACCTGTTCTCGCTGCGCGGCCGAAACGCGATCGTGACCGGCGGCAACACCGGGCTGGGGCGCGCGTTCACCGTGGCGCTGGCCAAGGCCGGTGCGAACGTGTTCGCGCCGACGGTGGTCGACGACGGCGGCGAGACCGGGCGCCTGGTCGCCGCGGCGGGTTCCCAGCTGGAGACGATGAAGGCCGACCTCACCGAGCCGGGCGCGCCCGCCCGCGTCGTCGAGTCCTGTGTGGACGCGTTCGGCTCGGTCGACATCCTGGTCAACTCCGCCGGTATCGCCAACCTGGCGCCCGTGGCGGAGTTCGGCCGGGAGCAGTGGGACCCGATGGTCGCGCTGAACCTGACCGCTCCGTTCGAACTCGGCTGGCACGTGGGGCGGCACATGGCGGAGCAGGGACACGGCAAGATCGTCAACATCGCGTCGCTGTTCTCCTTCCTCGGCGGGCAGATGTCCCCGGCGTACGCGGCGACCAAACACGGCATCGTCGGCTTCACCAAGGCGTACTGCGACGAGCTGGGCGCGAGCAACGTCCAGTGCAACGCCATCGCACCCGGCTACTTCGCCACCGCGATCACCGAGCAGACCCGCGCGGACCAGGCGGCCAATCAGCGCGTCCTCGACCACATCCCGGCCGGCCGCTGGGGCGAGCTGGGCGACCTCATGGGCGCGGTGGTGTTCCTGGCGAGCCGGGCCTCGGACTACGTCAACGGGCACGTCCTCACCGTCGACGGCGGCTACCTCACCCGATGA
- a CDS encoding MFS transporter — protein sequence MSGARRRLSYLLLCTSGGVIFQVAYIRFVFLEPTYHALGLTAQEYGDIMSVFGAVAAVMYFAGGWFADRFAPRTLVVAALAITGVADLSLTVSPGYATVLLAHIAMAFAGMALYWPALVKAIGSFGPTEQQGRLFGFLEAIRGVTSTVISGVGALLVGTLLAPTAGVLTLIAIYGGLCLGLAGLIWFALRGQAGEAPAGERSALSVRQLLAAARNKYTWLLGGSIMLMYCFYTTLGYFSPLLQHNFGVTAGLIGVLGVVRSYVFQFVAGPLGGFGVDKVTHSTPRFLRLAFVGATLCVAVLLFLPGAPALQWAALTLMFVLSLMVFASRGVYWASITEARIPAGQRGGVIGLASGLAYLPDAFLPGLVAWWIGDPSTNTAPHGGYGALFGVLTAAGLIGIALTSLTLWVQRREPAAEPQPRTPALA from the coding sequence GTGAGCGGTGCGCGGAGGCGGCTGAGTTATCTGCTGCTGTGCACGTCCGGCGGGGTGATCTTCCAGGTCGCCTACATCCGGTTCGTCTTCCTGGAACCGACGTACCACGCCCTCGGCCTCACGGCGCAGGAATACGGCGACATCATGTCGGTGTTCGGCGCCGTGGCCGCGGTCATGTACTTCGCCGGCGGCTGGTTCGCCGATCGCTTCGCCCCGCGCACGCTGGTCGTGGCCGCGCTGGCCATCACCGGCGTCGCCGATCTTTCGCTCACGGTTTCGCCCGGTTATGCGACGGTGCTGCTGGCGCACATCGCCATGGCGTTCGCGGGCATGGCGCTGTACTGGCCCGCACTGGTCAAGGCGATCGGCTCGTTCGGCCCCACCGAGCAGCAGGGCCGGCTTTTCGGCTTCCTGGAAGCGATCCGCGGCGTCACCTCGACGGTGATCAGCGGCGTGGGCGCGCTGCTGGTCGGCACCCTGCTGGCGCCGACGGCCGGCGTGCTCACGCTCATCGCGATCTACGGCGGCCTCTGCCTCGGGCTGGCCGGGCTGATCTGGTTCGCGCTGCGGGGCCAGGCCGGCGAGGCCCCGGCCGGTGAGCGCTCGGCGCTGTCGGTACGCCAGCTGCTCGCGGCCGCGCGGAACAAGTACACCTGGCTGCTCGGCGGCTCGATCATGCTGATGTACTGCTTCTACACCACGCTCGGCTACTTCTCCCCGTTGCTGCAGCACAACTTCGGCGTCACCGCCGGGCTGATCGGGGTGCTCGGCGTGGTGCGCAGTTACGTCTTCCAGTTCGTCGCCGGACCGCTCGGCGGGTTCGGCGTGGACAAGGTGACGCACTCGACGCCGCGTTTCCTGCGGCTCGCCTTCGTCGGCGCGACGCTGTGCGTGGCGGTGCTGCTGTTCCTGCCGGGCGCGCCCGCGCTGCAGTGGGCCGCGCTGACGCTGATGTTCGTGCTGTCGCTCATGGTCTTCGCCAGCCGCGGGGTCTACTGGGCGAGCATCACCGAGGCGCGCATCCCGGCCGGCCAGCGCGGCGGCGTGATCGGCCTGGCCTCGGGGCTCGCTTACCTGCCCGACGCGTTCCTGCCCGGCCTCGTCGCCTGGTGGATCGGGGACCCGTCCACGAACACCGCCCCGCACGGCGGCTACGGCGCGCTCTTCGGCGTCCTCACCGCCGCCGGCCTGATCGGGATCGCGCTGACCTCGCTGACGCTATGGGTGCAGCGCCGTGAACCGGCTGCCGAGCCGCAACCACGGACCCCCGCACTCGCCTGA
- a CDS encoding alpha/beta hydrolase: MPDTPVVLIHGSYHRPAHYEPLVSRLTQVAGRVSVPDIGMLPLPESIRLVQDIVDQAASPPVVVGHSFGGAVAGSLHGARRLVFLSGWVLDVDETAAGWLAEDPSGDSEFARALRFSEDGSQAWIDPAAAASLFYADCAPDAAARAVELLRPDTPLNFQLSPTAAEWKHTPSLYVATRHDRTWPPALVTEFSSRCTETVTVDTGHSPYLSAPDRVAGIIGGCLG, encoded by the coding sequence ATGCCGGACACTCCGGTCGTGCTGATCCACGGCTCGTACCACCGGCCCGCCCATTACGAACCGCTGGTCAGCCGTCTCACGCAGGTCGCCGGCAGGGTGAGCGTGCCGGACATCGGCATGCTGCCGTTGCCGGAGAGCATCAGGCTCGTCCAGGACATCGTCGACCAGGCCGCGTCGCCGCCGGTGGTCGTGGGGCACTCGTTCGGCGGCGCGGTCGCCGGTTCCCTGCACGGGGCCCGGCGGCTCGTCTTCCTGTCCGGGTGGGTGCTCGACGTCGACGAGACGGCCGCCGGATGGCTCGCCGAGGATCCCTCCGGCGACTCGGAATTCGCGCGGGCACTGCGTTTTTCCGAGGACGGGTCACAAGCGTGGATCGACCCCGCCGCGGCGGCGAGCCTCTTTTATGCCGATTGCGCACCTGACGCGGCGGCGCGCGCGGTCGAGCTGCTGCGGCCCGACACCCCGCTCAACTTCCAGCTGAGCCCGACCGCCGCCGAGTGGAAACACACCCCGTCGCTTTATGTCGCGACGCGCCACGACCGCACCTGGCCACCGGCCCTGGTCACGGAATTCTCCAGCCGCTGCACCGAAACCGTGACCGTCGACACCGGGCACTCGCCGTATCTCAGCGCCCCGGACCGCGTCGCCGGCATCATCGGCGGCTGCCTGGGATGA
- a CDS encoding SGNH/GDSL hydrolase family protein, producing MRRRHSAARRTAAILLAATGVLSACSTGPPPVPSADACGTAAPAGPVDSWTAAPARLSGPYQDKTIRDVVHTSIGGTSVRLRLSNAFGTTAVKFGSVWVGAQSDGAGLVAGSNQRVRFTGAETTTVAAGAEVVSDPVDLTVRPGENLSVSIHVDGDTGDVTGHLKTEQHGWYADGDAGADTSAAPYTHQIDRWFWLDAVTVQPSRPARTVVALGDSITDGYHSTVDANHRWPDYLAGRLGPCGRFGIANEGIAGNRVTANGSGVSAEARLQRDVLAQPNAGTVIYLEGINDIDSTVKAAGQLIQADQKIVDRAHAAGLRIIGGTITPFEGFHTYSPATEGIRASVNAWIRDSGTFDGVADFDAALRDPADPHRLLGRYDSGDHLHPGDDGYQAMANAVPLGALG from the coding sequence ATGAGGCGACGGCACTCCGCCGCACGTCGCACGGCGGCGATCCTGCTCGCCGCCACCGGGGTCCTGTCCGCGTGCTCGACCGGCCCGCCGCCGGTCCCGTCCGCGGACGCCTGCGGGACGGCGGCGCCGGCCGGGCCGGTCGACTCCTGGACCGCGGCGCCCGCCCGGCTCAGCGGCCCCTACCAGGACAAGACGATCCGCGACGTCGTGCACACGTCGATCGGCGGCACGTCCGTCCGATTGCGACTGTCGAACGCCTTCGGCACCACCGCGGTGAAGTTCGGCTCGGTGTGGGTCGGCGCGCAGTCGGACGGGGCCGGCCTGGTCGCGGGTTCGAACCAGCGCGTGCGCTTCACCGGGGCGGAGACGACCACGGTCGCGGCCGGGGCCGAGGTCGTCAGCGACCCGGTGGACCTGACCGTCCGGCCCGGCGAAAACCTGTCGGTGAGCATCCACGTGGACGGCGACACCGGCGACGTCACCGGGCACCTCAAAACCGAGCAGCACGGGTGGTACGCCGACGGAGACGCCGGCGCCGACACCTCCGCGGCGCCCTACACCCACCAGATCGACCGCTGGTTCTGGCTCGACGCCGTCACCGTGCAGCCGAGCCGGCCGGCGCGCACCGTCGTCGCCCTCGGCGATTCGATCACCGACGGATATCACTCCACAGTGGACGCCAACCACCGCTGGCCGGACTACCTGGCCGGCCGGCTGGGGCCGTGCGGCCGATTCGGCATCGCCAACGAGGGCATCGCGGGCAACCGGGTGACCGCCAACGGCTCGGGGGTCAGCGCCGAAGCCCGCCTCCAGCGCGACGTCCTGGCGCAACCGAACGCCGGCACGGTGATCTACCTCGAAGGCATCAACGACATCGACAGCACGGTGAAGGCCGCCGGCCAGCTGATCCAGGCCGACCAGAAGATCGTCGACCGCGCGCACGCGGCCGGGTTGCGGATCATCGGTGGCACGATCACACCGTTCGAAGGCTTCCACACGTATTCGCCCGCCACCGAGGGAATACGGGCGAGCGTCAACGCCTGGATCCGCGACAGCGGGACGTTCGACGGCGTGGCCGACTTCGACGCGGCCCTGCGGGATCCCGCGGACCCGCACCGCCTGCTCGGCCGGTACGACTCCGGCGATCACCTGCACCCCGGCGACGACGGCTATCAGGCGATGGCCAACGCGGTGCCGCTGGGCGCTCTCGGTTAG
- a CDS encoding carotenoid oxygenase family protein: MTGTTYHLKDNYAPVADELIAFDLPVTGAIPPELTGWYLRNGPNPRTETRHWFLGDGMLHGVRLENGRAEWYRNRWVRTGSFDAPLPPGPGGNRDLRDSTANTHIVNHAGKTLALVETALPYEVTTDLETVGPHDFDGKLTTPMTAHPKICPETGELHFFGYAREQPYLTYHRADAHGVLRLSRPVEVSGPTMMHDFALTSRHVVFLDLPLVFVPGSAGMPYSWDPDYPARIGLLRRNDPQGTVHWFPIDPCYVFHTLNAHEAGDEVVLYAVRYGHLWWEGHEGVPGTLWRWRIDTRTGAVHEEQLDDRDCEFPRIDDRLAGLDARYGHVTSGTSLIRYDLHTGSAAEHAFGPDRTPGEAVFASPQWLITYVYDRTRDASDLVILDATAPSAAPVATVALPVRVPEGFHGNWIADS; this comes from the coding sequence ATGACCGGGACCACGTACCACCTCAAGGACAACTACGCACCGGTCGCCGACGAGCTGATCGCGTTCGACCTGCCGGTCACCGGCGCCATCCCGCCCGAGCTGACCGGCTGGTACCTGCGCAACGGCCCGAACCCGCGCACGGAGACCCGGCACTGGTTCCTCGGCGACGGCATGCTGCACGGCGTCCGGCTCGAGAACGGGCGGGCCGAGTGGTACCGCAACCGCTGGGTCCGGACCGGCAGTTTCGACGCGCCCCTGCCGCCCGGCCCCGGCGGGAACCGGGATCTGCGTGATTCCACGGCCAACACCCATATCGTCAACCACGCGGGGAAAACGCTCGCCCTCGTCGAAACGGCACTACCCTACGAGGTCACCACCGACCTGGAAACCGTCGGCCCCCACGATTTCGACGGCAAGCTCACCACCCCGATGACCGCGCATCCCAAGATCTGCCCGGAAACCGGGGAGCTGCATTTCTTCGGATACGCGCGCGAACAGCCGTATCTGACCTACCACCGCGCGGACGCCCACGGCGTGCTGCGGCTGAGCCGCCCGGTCGAGGTGTCCGGGCCGACCATGATGCACGACTTCGCCCTCACCAGCCGGCATGTCGTGTTCCTGGACCTGCCGCTCGTGTTCGTGCCGGGCAGCGCGGGGATGCCGTACAGCTGGGACCCGGACTACCCGGCCCGGATCGGGCTGCTGCGGCGCAACGATCCACAAGGGACGGTCCACTGGTTCCCGATCGACCCGTGTTACGTCTTCCACACGCTCAACGCGCACGAGGCCGGTGACGAGGTGGTGCTGTACGCCGTGCGGTACGGGCATCTGTGGTGGGAGGGCCACGAGGGCGTCCCGGGCACGTTGTGGCGGTGGCGGATCGACACCCGCACCGGCGCCGTCCACGAGGAGCAGCTGGACGACCGGGACTGCGAGTTCCCGCGGATCGACGACCGGCTCGCGGGGCTCGACGCCCGATACGGGCACGTCACCTCGGGCACCTCGCTGATCCGGTACGACCTGCACACCGGCTCGGCGGCGGAGCACGCGTTCGGGCCGGACCGGACCCCCGGCGAGGCGGTGTTCGCGTCCCCGCAGTGGCTGATCACCTACGTCTACGACCGCACCCGCGACGCCTCCGACCTGGTGATCCTGGACGCGACCGCCCCGTCCGCCGCCCCGGTCGCGACGGTCGCGCTGCCCGTACGCGTGCCCGAGGGCTTTCACGGCAACTGGATCGCCGACTCGTAG
- a CDS encoding TetR/AcrR family transcriptional regulator produces the protein MSTEEPGTEGTQPRRLTRAETKARTRVLLLEAAAYVFARKGFAGASVDDIAERAGFTTGALYAHFSGKEEVFVELLAGRTHSRLAEAAEIVSDVDSSLDETRSAMSRLVVDVADNDDDFALLQAEFWLYAIRRPEFQQHLAGQFRTNRDALAAVLTARAEKRGQGGDVPFEELATVLVALFQGLVQLRRTDPDLVPESLYGEASRWLFSGITPRP, from the coding sequence GTGAGTACCGAAGAGCCCGGCACTGAGGGGACACAGCCCCGCCGCCTGACCCGGGCCGAGACGAAGGCACGCACCCGGGTGCTCCTCCTGGAGGCCGCCGCGTACGTCTTCGCGCGCAAGGGTTTCGCCGGAGCTTCGGTCGACGACATCGCCGAGCGGGCCGGCTTCACCACCGGCGCCCTGTATGCGCACTTCTCCGGCAAAGAGGAAGTGTTCGTCGAACTCCTCGCCGGCCGGACCCACAGCCGGCTCGCCGAGGCCGCCGAGATCGTGTCCGATGTGGACAGCAGCCTGGACGAGACCCGGTCCGCGATGTCCCGGCTGGTGGTCGACGTCGCGGACAACGACGACGACTTCGCCCTGCTGCAGGCGGAATTCTGGCTGTACGCCATCCGCCGGCCCGAATTCCAGCAGCACCTCGCCGGGCAGTTCCGCACCAACCGGGACGCGCTGGCCGCCGTCCTCACCGCCCGCGCCGAGAAGCGGGGCCAGGGCGGCGACGTCCCGTTCGAAGAGCTGGCGACCGTGCTGGTGGCGTTGTTCCAGGGCCTGGTGCAGCTCCGTCGCACGGACCCGGACCTGGTGCCGGAATCGCTCTACGGCGAGGCTTCCCGCTGGCTCTTCTCCGGCATCACCCCCCGACCCTGA